A DNA window from Allokutzneria albata contains the following coding sequences:
- a CDS encoding DUF4288 domain-containing protein, translated as MPWFSASARYASTVECDGLSTISRSVWVFELPDTGERLWADARARALEIARRDEHGYLNADGRRVQWELIDVQTLDLLGDTVEDGREVYSEMRDPSEAELREWPARTRFDPENTPPHQTGI; from the coding sequence ATGCCTTGGTTCAGCGCGTCCGCGCGGTACGCCTCGACCGTCGAGTGCGATGGCCTCAGCACGATCAGCCGCTCCGTCTGGGTCTTCGAGCTGCCCGACACAGGTGAACGCCTGTGGGCCGATGCCCGAGCCAGAGCGCTGGAGATCGCCCGCCGCGACGAGCACGGCTACCTCAACGCCGACGGTCGCCGCGTCCAGTGGGAGCTGATCGACGTCCAGACCCTGGACCTGCTCGGTGACACCGTCGAGGACGGCCGCGAGGTGTACTCGGAGATGCGCGACCCCAGCGAGGCCGAGCTGCGCGAGTGGCCCGCGCGGACCCGGTTCGATCCAGAGAACACGCCTCCGCATCAGACCGGGATCTGA
- a CDS encoding nuclear transport factor 2 family protein gives MIEARQEIRQLIENWALWRDSGDWERFATVWHDDGRMEATWFQGTATEFIAANRRGWERGVTILHLLGGSSIDVVGTRAIGQTKMQIHQRAAVHDVSCDVVCTGRFYDFFEHRDGRWGLVWRQPIYEKDRIDPVDPAAVLSLDEDLLGRFPEGYRHLAYLQTLLGYEVVAGMPGLRGPEVADLYARGREWLAGSTGHPAGVHAGSPA, from the coding sequence GTGATCGAGGCGAGGCAAGAGATCCGACAGCTGATCGAGAACTGGGCGCTGTGGCGCGACTCCGGCGACTGGGAACGGTTCGCCACCGTGTGGCACGACGACGGACGCATGGAGGCCACCTGGTTCCAGGGCACGGCGACCGAGTTCATCGCCGCCAACCGCCGCGGCTGGGAACGCGGCGTCACCATCCTCCACCTGCTGGGCGGCTCGTCGATCGACGTGGTGGGCACCCGTGCGATCGGCCAGACCAAGATGCAGATCCACCAGCGCGCGGCGGTACACGACGTGAGCTGCGATGTGGTGTGCACCGGCCGCTTCTACGACTTCTTCGAGCACCGCGACGGGCGTTGGGGCCTGGTCTGGCGACAGCCGATCTACGAGAAGGACCGCATCGACCCGGTCGATCCCGCTGCCGTTCTGTCGCTCGACGAGGACCTGCTCGGCCGGTTCCCCGAGGGCTACCGCCACCTCGCCTACCTCCAGACCCTGCTCGGCTACGAGGTGGTGGCGGGCATGCCGGGGCTGCGCGGGCCCGAGGTCGCCGACCTCTACGCGCGCGGTCGCGAGTGGCTGGCCGGGAGCACCGGCCACCCCGCCGGGGTCCACGCGGGGAGCCCGGCATGA
- a CDS encoding glycoside hydrolase family 18 protein — MPKSLRVAVFALATVVLTGVVFEVRVLLGFDSVLWVALLVALAVFWVVAVVKLRVHRAVIALAVVLAPVLVVTGGGGWLLAQNLASAERASGTDALWMGHAWVDGRRTQSDVDALVARVREAKFRDLYVHSGPLSDDGSLDPALRPSARWLVDTLHKALPGVRVQAWLGNVVDEGRLNLADPASRTRIVDSGRQVLDDGFDGVHYNFEPVPEGNRDLLEVLTTAREMTRSRAKVLSVSANQIEPVRGTNFVGQTLRGKPHWWSATYIGEVARRVDQIAVMSYDSGIPVESAYTGYLRMQTRLALQVVPPEVDVLIGVPAYHDGPMHTLAETVAAAVKGIRLGVTPGRRVGAAVYVDFAATPEDWAQYLSGWVR; from the coding sequence ATGCCGAAGTCCTTGCGGGTGGCCGTTTTCGCGTTGGCGACCGTGGTGCTGACCGGGGTGGTGTTCGAGGTCAGAGTGCTGCTGGGCTTCGACAGCGTGTTGTGGGTCGCGCTCCTGGTGGCGCTGGCCGTGTTCTGGGTGGTGGCTGTGGTCAAGCTGCGAGTGCACCGCGCGGTCATCGCGCTGGCCGTCGTCCTCGCGCCGGTCCTCGTCGTGACCGGCGGCGGAGGTTGGCTCCTGGCGCAGAACCTGGCTTCGGCGGAGCGCGCGAGCGGCACGGACGCGCTGTGGATGGGCCACGCCTGGGTGGACGGTCGGCGAACGCAGTCCGATGTGGACGCTTTGGTCGCGCGCGTCCGCGAGGCGAAGTTCCGCGACCTGTACGTACATTCGGGTCCGCTGTCCGATGACGGTTCGCTGGATCCCGCGCTGCGGCCGTCCGCGCGATGGCTGGTCGACACGCTGCACAAGGCCTTGCCCGGCGTCCGCGTGCAGGCGTGGCTGGGCAATGTCGTCGACGAAGGCCGCCTGAACCTCGCAGACCCCGCTTCCCGCACGCGCATCGTGGACAGCGGGCGACAGGTGCTCGACGACGGCTTCGACGGTGTGCACTACAACTTCGAGCCGGTTCCGGAGGGAAACCGCGATCTGCTCGAAGTGCTGACCACGGCGCGGGAGATGACGCGGTCGCGGGCGAAGGTGCTGTCGGTCTCGGCCAACCAGATCGAGCCGGTGCGCGGGACCAACTTCGTCGGCCAGACGCTCCGCGGCAAGCCGCATTGGTGGTCGGCGACCTACATCGGCGAGGTCGCCCGGCGGGTGGACCAGATCGCGGTGATGTCCTACGACTCCGGGATTCCCGTCGAGTCCGCGTACACCGGTTATCTGCGCATGCAGACCCGCTTGGCCCTGCAGGTCGTCCCACCCGAGGTGGACGTGCTGATCGGCGTCCCGGCCTACCACGACGGCCCCATGCACACGCTCGCGGAGACCGTCGCCGCGGCCGTGAAGGGCATTCGCCTCGGCGTGACACCAGGTCGGCGCGTCGGGGCGGCGGTCTACGTGGACTTCGCCGCCACTCCCGAGGACTGGGCCCAGTACCTGTCGGGTTGGGTTCGCTAG